The Halobacteriovoraceae bacterium DNA segment TGATGGCTGGTATATTGCTTTTTGCAGTGAAAAACACCTTGAAATACCATATAACAATCTTCCTACAGTTGGTATCGACCGGGGAATTTCAGAGACGTTGGTTTTAAGTTCAAGAGATGACTGTTTGAGAAATTTAAAATTTACCCTTCCAAAAAATTGTCACATACTTAGAGAGAGAATCAAAGTTTTGCAAAAAAGGTTGAGACTTAAAAAGAAATTCTCCCAAAGTTGGAAGAAAGTGAATAATAAAATTAGAAAACTACATTCAAAAATAGCTAGCATAAGACATGATTTTCTACATAAGGCATCAAGCTATATAGCTAAGAATCACAGCTATGTTACTCTTGAGGACTTAAAGATTAAAAACATGTCAAAGTCAGCAAAGGGAACTCTCGAAACTCCAGGAAAAAATGTTGCGGCAAAGTCAGGGCTGAACCGTGAAATTCTTTTTCAGGGTTGGGGAATTTTTGCTCTCCAACTAAGCTATAAATGTGAATGGAATGGTGGTCATCTAGAGTTAGTGAATCCCAAGTTCACAAGTACGAGATGCAGTGAATGTCTGTACAACAATAAGATGAACCGCAAGAACAAACATTTTGAGTGTTTGAATTGTGGGCACAAAGAAGATGCAGATTTAAATGCAGCAAAAAATATTAACAGGGTGGGGCGCACCCAAAGAGACTGTGGAGGAGTTGGCATTGGCCAGACCGTTGAAGCAGTAACCCCTACGGTGCATTAGCACTTTAGGAATCCCCTTATCTTTAGTGAGGGGAGGACGTCAAAATACTTAACATGCCAATTAAAATGTTATTAATCATATGCCTCTTCTGTCAATCTTCAATGATTTACTCACAGGAAGAGGTTTTTAGTCCCCTAGACTCATATGAGCGTTTTTTTGATCTCTATCCTCGTTTCAAAAAGGGACATGCAAAAGAATTTATAAAAAGGGTAGATGAAGAGATCTTAAAACAAGGAGTACGTCTTAACTCCAAAGATCAAAGAAAAATGGACGTAAAAAAATCGAGAGCAAATCTTCTTTTAAAGTTAGATAAAATTTTAAGTGAGTGTATGAGTGATCATTCAGAAAGTCCTTTTTCTCAGTTGAGAATTCGAGAAAGGATTTTAGATGGCGCTTCAAGTGCAGAAGTTTCAGGAAAATGTTCTAGAAAATTTTTGAAAGAGCTTGAAGGGTTTATAGAGCAGTCTGGAAGTATTATAGAAGCTGTGAATGAAGAAAATAAGGATTATAAGGGAAGAAAAAGATTGGCTTACCAGGCACTAAAAGAAGCCGATCTAATGTCCTCAGTGGCAGTTTTTAAATTAGACTACAAATACCTTGGAGCGAGTGAAAGGTATTGCAACGATAAAAATTTAAAGAAAATTCTTAAGAGTGACTCCGCTTTTAAGGATGTTTGTATCAATGGAGCCCGCAGGCAGTACTCAGAGGAAGATTATAATGGCTTTGTGTATCTTCTAAATGAAGGGATAATAAACTTAAGAGCTGATAAAAAAATAGTAGAAAATAGGAAAGTGGATATATCAAGACCTCGCCCAGGCTATATAGGAAGTCCAGTTAACGCGAGGGCGGTTTCGGGCCAGCATAATCAAGACACAGTTCGTAGAGAGCTTAAAGAGGTTTTAAAGTCTGATTTTAAAGCTTATAGTGAGAGGTTTAGCGATCTTTTTCTTAGTCCTTTGTCAGACCTTTTATTGACAGAACATATGCAGACTAAGATAGGAAAGCGACCAAAAGTTGAAGAAGCAAAGATTGTAAGCGGATTTTCAAAACCTGGGTATATTCAATACTCTTTGAAGTTTGATGATATTTCAGAAATTGATATTTCTGATGTTGAATCAGCA contains these protein-coding regions:
- a CDS encoding transposase, which produces MEKINLAYKFKLNPSESQIEIFSSWAGTCRFLYNLCLEHRILSWTQYRSSINYYDQANELKDLKSCEGFEWIKDSPAQILQQSLKDLDKAFKSFWRSGFGFPKYKKKGIGDSFRFPDAKQFSVRKVTRKKAFVKLPKIGEVAFRLSRKIEGKIKNATIKKEVDGWYIAFCSEKHLEIPYNNLPTVGIDRGISETLVLSSRDDCLRNLKFTLPKNCHILRERIKVLQKRLRLKKKFSQSWKKVNNKIRKLHSKIASIRHDFLHKASSYIAKNHSYVTLEDLKIKNMSKSAKGTLETPGKNVAAKSGLNREILFQGWGIFALQLSYKCEWNGGHLELVNPKFTSTRCSECLYNNKMNRKNKHFECLNCGHKEDADLNAAKNINRVGRTQRDCGGVGIGQTVEAVTPTVH